TTTGGCCGGGCAATCATTTGCCCTGGTGACGGTCTGCCCGGTTCAATACCTGCCCGCTGAAAAAAAATTAACCCTGGCCACAAATATTAAATTCATCCTGCACGGTACCGACGGTTACCGTTGCGGTGATTATCTCCCGGAAAATGCTTCCGATCAAATTCGAACCATTTACGAGGACCGCCTGGCCCTAACCGTTATAAATCCTGAGGATATTTTCCTGAGTTCATCGACGGGACTTAACAAATCATCGACCGCTCTGCCTTCGGCAACACCCTTCGATCACGTCATTATCACCTCGACCGCCAACGCCTCATCATATCAACCCCTGGCCGATTGGCATACCCGAAAAGGCGTCCGAGATACCGTCATCACCACCGATTTCATCTACGCCAATTACAGCGGTACTGACAATAAAGCCAAAATCCGTAATTTTATCATCGATGCGCATCAGAACTGGGCCACGATGTATTTCCTGATCGGTGGAGAAAATACCACCATCCCCTTTGCTTACCGAACTTATGAAAGCGAAAGCGTTCCCAGCGACAACTACTACGCCGATTACGATGATGACTGGGAACCCGAGGTTTATGTCGGGCGTTCCACTGCCGAGGGATCGACCGAGGTGACCCGCTTCGTCAACAAAGTTATCGAATATGAAACTAATCCCCCCGAATTGAATTACGCTCTCGATATCACCCTGCTCGGTATGGACCTGACCATCGCTTCCGATCCGCCCTACTACACCCTGACCCGGGGACAGTATCTCAAAGACAGTATTGATATCAACTATATCCCTTCCCGTTTCGCGGTGACGAAAATTTATGATACCGATGCCGGCAACCATCGCGATGCTTTTCTGGCGGCTATCAATGACGGCCAGAATCTTCTCAATCACAATGATCATGCCAATTATTCTGTTATGGGCACAGGGGATCGGAACCACGGCTGGTATATCAGTTATTATGATATTCCGTACCTGACCAATTATCATAAGTACTGCAATATTTGGTCGGTCGGCTGCCATGCCAACCGGATGGATATCGAGGACGCCATCTCGGAACATTTTATCCTCGATAACGATACCACCGGTGCGATTTCCTTCACCGGAAACACGAGAAGCGGCTGGTTCTATGTCGGCGATCCCTTGAGTCTCTCCTCACAACTCGACCTGTACTGCTGGAAAGGCCTTTTCAATCAGAATCTCACCCGTCTCGGGGATATTCTGGCTTACAGTAAAAGCGCTACCAATATCGATCAGGTCTGGCCGTACAGCGACTGGACTTTCAACCTTCTCGGCGAGCCGGAGATGACTCTCTGGACCGGATTGGTCGAAACCTTTACCGTCACTCATGCCGACGAAATCGAAGCCCTGCCGCAATCATTCCCTGTCCATGTGGAGAAATACGGCGGGCCGGTGGCCGGCGCCCTGGTCTGCCTGTCCAAAGGCTCGGAAATATTTGCCCGGACCTACACCGATGCCTCCGGTGATGCCTTGATCGATATCTCCCCGGCCAGTGATGGATTTATCAATGTTACCGTTACTAAGCAGAATTTTAAACCCTATCTCGGGGAAACCGAGGTGATCGGCAATCTCCCCCCGATCTGCGAAACACCGTCCGACACCGTGATCTTCCAGTGCACAACTTCCGAGGTGGTTTTGCCGGTGGCCTGCTATGATCCCGATGGCAATCTGGCCTCCGGCCCGGAACTGGTTCGCGGGGCCGGGCAGGTAATCGAGGGCAACTGGTACTACACTCCTTCCGGGCCCGATACTCTGGAGATCACTATCCGGTGTACCGATTCTTCGGGCTTCTCCTGCGAATCCGATTTTATCGTCATCTTCGATATCAACCATCCCCCGACCTGCGCCGTTCCGCCCGATTCTTCCATCACGCAGATAATGCCGCCGACGGAAATCAGCCTGCCGGTCACGGCCGATGATTCCGATGGGAATCTCAATGGATGTGCTGTTATTGACGGCCCCGGGACCGTATCCGACGGGTTCTGGAAATACACCCCGGTCGAAGATGAAATAATCGATGTCACCATCCGCGTAACCGACGAATGCGGAGAGTCTTTCGATGATTCTTTCCATATTGCCTACACCGCTTTTACTTGCGGTGACGCCGACGGCAATAATAGTATTAACATTCTCGATGTCACTTTCCTTATTACGTACATGTACCGCAATGGTCCGGCCCCGGTACCTCCCCAAGCGGGGGATGCCAACGGCAATAGCGCGGTTAATATACTTGATGCAACATATTTGATCAGTTACCTGTACAAGAGCGGGCCGGCCCCGGTCTGCCCGTAGAATTGACGCTGTTAATATAAAGGCCGCCGATGATGCTTTCTCGGCGGCTTTTTACTTGTACCAAATACGACCGGTGGCTCTGTAAATCACTCTCAATAAAAACACTTGACCAGGGGAGCCGGGAATGTTATATTGATATTGAAGACACCCCCTCTCAGAACATATCCATAATCCTTCATCAGCCTTCCGGATTTACGGAGGTTGACATCAATATCTTATTTAAATATAACCCCACGACGTCAGAGTCGTTTAACCAGATTAAGTGAGGGAGGTGCCTATGGATTAAAAAGAACATGGGACGGCTGTCGGCGCGGTTGAGCTTCTTGGACCACGCTGGAACCGTCCGCCTGTCGCCCCGGGTGATGCGGGTATCAAATATGGACATTATACCGACATCTATTCAAACAGGTGAGGAACCATATCCTGCTCGTTTCACCTTCGCTTTCCCATATCCGGTAGCCGGCAGAACATGTTCAAAACGCAACCGGCCTTATGCCGAACCATCAGTAAAAATCCGCAATACAAACTTAAACCCCGGTCTTAAGGTTAGACCGGGGTTTTACTTATCCCATTTTGTATAGGCCGGTCGCCATATAATTTTTATGATGACCGCGCCCATACCACTCATCAGGCTGTTCATATCCTGCACAATTTGTAAATTACCGCATTGTCCCGTAACAACTTAACGTCACACCGCAGAAATCGCTCCGGGGCGGCATCGGGCTTGCAAAATCATCTTTCAGGAAATTAAAAGGTCGCACTGAAAGGGCTATTACGATGCAAGTCAGATTCACGCTTACCATGGATGATGTCGAGGTCAATGGCCGCAATATCGACTCCATCATCCTTGACTGGATATCGGACGTGGACTATAACGAAGTCCTCGCCATATCTCACAACTGGATTTCATCGCAAAATTTCCTGACCCACCGGATGACCGGTCTCAACCGCGTCGGCGAATCATCCCTCACTATCGAACCGCTTGAGGATCACTAAGTCGCGAGGTAAACATGAGTATCCCCGAACTGATGCAAACGACCCTGACCCAGATCACCCAGCCGGGCGGCCTGTTCGACTCCGCTAAAAATTATGTCGAACACGAATTCGGCACCGCCGGTCTCATTGCCGCCGCCATTCTCCTGGTAAGCATCGCCGGACTGCTACTGAGCAAAGCTGTCAAAGTCTCCTTCGATATCGTCCGTTATGTCGCCGTTCCGTCGGTTGCCATCACCTTTGTTGCCACTTACTTTCTCCCCTTTTCCTTTGTTTATATCCTCCCGGTAACGGTCGCCTTCTTTTCAATCTTTCTCATCGTCAGGGGTTAGCAACATGAGCAAAAAAATCGATTCTGATAAAAGAAACAAAAATACCGATCCATTCGAATCACAAGGCCTTAAACGCGAACCGGTCTCGGAACAGAGCGATGAGGTCGTCAATCCCTTCGGTGAAAACGAATGTCTCGATAAAGATAAAATGTTTATTGAGTGCCCCGGCGCCACGGTTTACGATCCGGAAACAAGAGAAATTATCGCCGGTGTGCAGTTCCTCGATGAAAATGATCCATCGGCAGGATACCGGATTATCAATCATCCCGTCTATGCCCCGGAGCATCGCTCCAAAAGACTGATAAAAAAAGACCACTTTAACTCCATCAGGCGCTGCCAGGCTTGCCAGGATCTGACCGTCCGCCTGGTCCGCCGTGAGGGCCCCGATTTCTTTATTCCCAACCCCAAATTCCCGCATAAAAAACAGCTTAAATCAGTCGAAAAAAACTGGTAGAAGTTCAACGCCAACAACACCCCAATTATTGTCGTAACTCATTATATTTTAGCAAGATAGCTAAACACTTTTCCCTTGCTAATGGTTTGTAATTGTGCTATTTTAAAGGGTTATGAAAACATTCAATACCGGGGGTAATAAAAAGGATGCCGTCCTTCTCGGAACGTTCCTGGACGGTCTTATGGTCCGCCTCGGGTTGGCTCATAATTTGGGCGGCTGGAGGATTGTCAGCCGCTGGGCCGGTATTGTCGGAGATAAAATGGCCTCGGTTTCCCGGGCCGTAAGATTCTCCGATGATACTCTGCTTGTATCCGTGCCCGATGCCGTCTGGCGCCACCAGATGTCTATGGAGGTGGATGCCATTCTGGAGAAAATTCATGCCGTCCCGGGCGGCCGGGCTGTGAAACGGATACTTTTTATATCATGACGCGAAAGGATTGCGAACTGAAATGAAGGACGATACGGTTACCGTAGAAAAAGAAATGAAAAAAGAATCCAATTACGATGCCAAGACTATCCAGGTTTTGAAAGGCCTCGAGGCGGTCCGTCGCCGCCCGGCCATGTATATCGGCGATGTCGGCAAGCGAGGTCTGCACCACCTGGTGTACGAAGTCGTGGATAATTCCATTGATGAGGCGATGGCCGGATACTGCACTGTCATCGGCGTCGATATCAATGAAGACGAATCCATAACCGTTACCGATGACGGCCGCGGAATCCCCACCGATATTCACCCGACCCAGAAAAAATCAGCCCTCGAAGTGGTTATGACCATGCTCCATGCCGGCGGAAAATTCGATCATTCCTCCTACAAAGTCTCCGGCGGTTTGCATGGTGTCGGGGTTTCGGTGGTTAATGCCCTTTCCGAATGGTGCAAGGTCGAAGTCTGCCGCGATGGCGAGGTGTTCTTTCAGGAGTATGAGCGCGGTGTCGCCAAAGAACCCGTAAAGGTTATCGGCAAACGCAAACAGACCGGAACAAAAACCACCTTTATTCCCGATAAAGATATCTTCTCCGAAATCAAATTTAAATTCGATATCCTGGCTTCGAGAATGCGCGAACTGGCTTTCTTAAACCGGGGACTGAAAATTATTCTCGACGATAAACAGTCCGGTAAAAAAGTCGAATTTCTTTATAAAGGCGGGATATCGTCATTTGTCGAATATCTCAATGAAAGTAAAAACGTCCTGTATAAAAAACCGATTTATATCCAGAAAGAGCGCGACGGGGTCGAGGTCGAAATTGCCATCCAGTACAACGACAGCTATATCGAAAATTTGTTTTCGTACGTCAACAACATCAATACCATCGAAGGCGGCACTCATCTGACCGGTTTTCGCACTGCCCTGACCCGGAGTATCAATAATTATATCACCCGGAATAACCTGCTCAAAAACGGCAAAAACGGGCTGAATGCGATTGGCGATGATTCGCGCGAGGGACTGACAGCTATTATCTCGGTCAAGGTTCCCAATCCCCAGTTCGAAGGACAGACCAAAACCAAATTGGGTAACTCCGATGTTCGCGGAATTGTCGAAACGGTCATTAACGAGTACTTGTCCGAATATTTCGACGAAAATCCCCCGGTGGCGAAAAAAATCGCCGAGAAAGTCATCTCGGCCGCCCGTTCCCGTGAGGCCGCCCGGAAAGCCAGGGAACTGACCCGGCGAAAAACAACCCTGGACCATGCCGCTCTGCCCGGAAAATTGGCCGACTGTTCTCTCACCGACCCGGAATCTTGCGAGCTGTATATCGTTGAGGGTGATTCGGCCGGAGGTTCCGCCAAACAGGGACGGGATCGCCGCTTCCAGGCTATCCTCCCCCTTAAAGGCAAAATCCTCAATGTCGAAAAAGCCCGGATCGACCGGATTTTAAGCAACGATGAAATCCGGGCCATGATTACCGCCCTGGGAACCGGGATCGGTTCCGAGGAGTTTAATCCCGAGGCCCTCCGCTACGGCAAAGTGATAATTATGACCGATGCCGATATCGATGGTGCCCATATCCGAACCCTGATTCTGACCTTCTTCTTCCGCTATATGAAAGAACTTATCAAGCAGGGGCATATCTATATCGCCCAACCCCCGCTTTATCGAATCTACAAGGGAAAAAAGGAGCAGTACGCTTTCAGCGATGAGGAGCGGGACCGTGTGATTACCCAGTTCGGACGTGAAGGCGTTTCTGTCCAGCGCTACAAAGGTCTCGGCGAGATGAATGCCGAACAACTCTGGCGAACCACCATGGACCCCGAAACCCGGACCCTGCTTCTGGTTAATATGGAGGATGCCAAGGAGGCCGACCGGCTGTTTTCCACCCTGATGGGCGATGCCGTCGAGCCGCGAAGGATTTTTATCCAGGAGAATGCACAATACGTCCGCAACCTGGATATCTGAGAGAATTTCATTTTTCGCAGGGCAGACTACCAGGTGGCCTGCCCTTTTTTTATTTCTGATTAACCACCTGGGTCGATTTAATATCACATTTTGGCCCTCTGGAAGACCATGTGATTGATTTCCCCAATTTGAATCTTTAATTTTTGATGATAGCGATTTTGTTAAAAAATGGTAATTAGGAGCAATATTATCTTCAATCAAATAATCCACGGCCGCGTATTTAATATGTCTGCCAAAATCAATCCGAAGAGAAAGGACTGGTCATGAACGGTTTCTGCCATATCGAAATCCCGTGTATCGACATGAAAAAAATTGCCGAATTTTACGAGAAGGTATTCGGGTGGGAAATAACCATGATGCCCGAAATGGAATATGCCCTTTTCAAAACCCCTGCCGGCCCCGGAGGCGGTTTTTCCAAACAGGCCAAAATCGCAAAGGAAAACGGTATCGCTCTCTATATCGAGGTGGATGATATCGATAAGGTTTTCCAAAAAATCGAGTCATACGGCGGTAAAAAAGTCCAGCCTAAAACTCAAATTTCCCCGGAATTCGGCTATGCCGCCACCTTTGCTGATATCGAAGGCAATGCTCTTGGCCTCTGGTCAAAAAAATAATTTCCCCCATAGCTCTCTGCGTCCTGCCCCGACCGCCCCCCCTTGCCGGTCGGGGTTTTTCTTATTATTCTTCTGAATTAATATTGGCAATTCGCAAAATTGGATGATAATTTGTGAAAAACCTTAATTTGGAGATCATAATATTCGATTATGGGTGGGTATTATTCCGAAAAGCTGTCGGCCGAAAAACTGCGGCGTTGCTATCAGGTCGCTTCGCCGCGAATAAGCCAGTACCTTAATGCCGAAGTCGATCATGTTCTTCAGTTTTGCCGACCGAACGACCTTATTCTGGAATTGGGATGCGGCTACGGCCGGGTGGTAAAACATTTGTGCCCCCGCGCCGGCCATGTGGTCGGTATCGACACCTCCCTTGCCAGCCTGCTTGATATGGATAATGAATTGGGCGTATGCACCAATTACTCCCGAATCCGGATGGATGCCGGTCGGCTGGGATTTCGCGATAATATTTTCGACCTGGTTCTCTGTATCCAGAATGGCCTTTCGGCTTTTGCAGCCGATCCTTTAATTTTAATCAGCGAGGCTGTCCGGGTTACCCGGCCGGGCGGCCATACCCTTTTTTCCACCTATTCCGAAAAATTCTGGACCGAACGTCTGAAGTGGTTTTATCGGCAATCGGCCGAGGGCTTGCTTGGTGAAATCGATCCTGATCAGACCGGCGATGGAGTCATTGTCTGCAAAGACGGTTTTCGAGCCACCACCATCAAACCCGGTCAATTCCGGGAATATATGAAAACTCTCAATCGATCGGCCGCTATTGTCGAGGTCGATAATTCCTCGGTATTTTTCGAAATACGAAAATAGCCCTTACAATCTTAACCATCCCGGGCCGATTTTCGGACGCGGACCATCACGATACAGGTAATTGACAAGGTACGTCGCATCGAGAATATTATAGTTGCCGTTACCGTCGGCATTGGCCCGCCATTCCGGCCAACGCGGCGCCGGTCCGCCTTTATACAGCCAGTTTATCATGGATGTAACATCCAGGATATTGACCATAAAATCACCGGTAACATCGCCGGGAGCATAATTGAAGGCCGCATGAAGCGGTCCGTCGCCCACCGCGTAACTCTTTTTAACCGCTCCGGCGGTATCGATGACTTTGACATAATTGGTAAAACTGCCGCTGAAGATGGTTGAATCCTGGTAGGCAAGGGCCATCATGCAGTTCAGGTCGACTTCGATCGGATTGGCCGCGTTATGATATATTTCCAGGGTTTCGGTATTGTAGGTCAATATATACCCGTTTTCCTCCCACCCGGCCGCCGCGATACAAGCGGTATTATTGGGCCCGATACTGATCTGTCCCGGCGTCCCACCTACGGACACGCTGTCGATAACCGCTTCCGTCCCGATATCGATAATATACACTTTACCAAAAACCGTATAATAATCGCCGGTGCAAACCACATGAATCCGGCCGAATCGATCCAGCGCCAGGTATTGCGGATTAAGCCCGACATCGATATAGCCACTCACTGAATCGCCGGCGATGTCATAAACAGCTACCCGTCCCGGATCGTATTCCCAGGTCCCCCAATCGAACCCCGTGCAGGCCACATAGGCCTTATTGCCGACAATCAGAATACCTTCGGGGCTTTTTCCCACCTCGACCTCATCGACAATACTGCCGCTGATATAATCGACCTTGGCCACGCTGTTGCTTTTCATAAGTGTCACATAGAGGTACCTATCATCGTAAAATTCCATCCAGTACGGGTTGGATTCCGTCCCGGTGTTGATAAAACCAACCGTCGTTTCGTTCCGCAGGTTTATCACCTGGATTTCGTTGGTCCCCGAAGCCACGGCATAGGCCAGGGTATCCCGGATCACCAATTGATTGGGATAACTGAAAATATCGGTCCCGATTGTCAGAATATTATTACTGACCGTCCCGGTGGTTAGATTGATCTTCGAGAGCGTTTCCCCGTTGGTATTGAGCACATAAGCGGTCGGATTCTCCGCCTGCACCGCCTCTGTAACCGCCGATATTATAATCAGCGTCAACAGAAACTGCTTCATCCTTTTCATATATACCTGCCTTATCATATCAAACATTTGATTATTGATTGGTATCTTTGCCGCCATAGATAATTTTCAATCCCAAATTCCATTCCCTCCCCGGCATCGGATAATTCGCCATCAGGACATAATCTTCATCGCGAACATTGAAAAGATTGAAATCTCCGGCCAAATGCCATCTTTTTCCAAGACCGATTTTTACCCCGGCCTGAATATCATCGACCCGGTAACTGGTATAATACTTGGTGTTGGATCGAAGCGTATACGCCGAATCGACCATCCGAATCGAATATGCCATATAAAACATTTTCATATTCACCCGGGCTGTGAATGATGTAACATAATGCGGATAAAAAACCAACCGCTTGTTGTAAACGGTATGATCTCCCGTCGATTTATTCAGAGCGGTAGTAATGGTGTTTTGATATTGAAACGAGAAAACCCGATCCAGAAGTTCGATCTCGATGAAATCCTCATGGCCGGTAATCTGCGCTTTTTCCACATTTTCCGGCCGCCAGACGCCACTGCGCGGCACCCACATCACTAGATCATGAAGAAATGAATGAAAATAATTAATCCCTCCGGATAGTCTGATCGGCCCCCATCCCCCGGTCACCTCGAATCCGGCCTCGGAATGCTCGGACCTCTCCGGCTTCAAACCCGGATTCCCGCTTGAACGGGCGTCACCCTTCCAAAACAAAGCGTTCATGGATGGTAATCTTAACGACTTGCCATAATTGGCCCGGATGATATATGAGAATCTATTCCCCTTGGAAAGCGCTATCCCGACTTTCGGCGACCAGCTTGAAATACTGCTGCTTTTCACCGTATCCTGCCACGAGGTCGAATCTTTTTCGGTTCGGGTATAATCGAAACGAAGAGCCGCATCGAGCACCATATCATCGGCCGGAAACCACCGCGAGACATCGAAACGCTGTTCATCGGTAATGAAAATGCCGGCATTGTCCCGCTCCGGTTGCCCCATTGTAAGCTTCGGCATCAGGTAATCTTCATGCCGGAGAACATCTTTCCTGCCCTCCAGCCCGAAACGCAGCCGGTTGGCGCCCATAATCAAATGTTGCTGGGTATAGCGGGCGCTGTAAATATCATTGACATATTCGGTATGAAAACCGGTCCGGGATTGTAAATCTTTGAATAACTGCTCATATCGGGAATACCCGGCTTCAAGTTTGTAGATACGATCCGACGAGCCCCGATACTCCAGGGATAGGTTGAACAATCTGCGGCCGTCGGTTGAAGTCGCTTCGAGATTTTGATCTCGGGCATTTCCCGGAAGACCGCTCTGCGAATGATAATACTGCCCGGAATAGGCCATATTCCAGCGCCCGCTGAATCGATAGATCCCCGAAGCAAAATAATTGTAAGAATCCACACCGTTATTGACCCGGGTCCCGGTTATAATCGTGTCGCCCGGTTCAACCCTGTAAGCATAATCGAAATCCCCAACCGCCTGACGAGTTTGATAAGCCAGTTTGCATGAAAAATTCTCTATCGGAATAAAATCTGCCAGGCTGAGTTTGTTGATTTCCGTTTTCCAGCTTCCCCAGGTTTTCTCCGCGTCAGCCTCGAATTCACCCGATAAAAATTTTCGATGGGTAATAATATTGATGACCCCTCCGAGAGCATCAGGGCCGAATTCGGCTGAGGCGCCGCCCCGATAAATTTCGATCTGCTCGATCATCTCGATCGGTATCGAGTTTAAATCCGCCACCCCGCTGCTCGAGGGATTAATTTTCTGTCCATCTATCAGTACCAGTACATACTTGGGATCGCTCCCCCTGATTCTTATCCGGGACTGCCCGCCTCCGGTACCGGCCCTCTGGATATAAACCCCGCGAACATTCTCCAGTAGCTGGGGTAAATCCCGGGCCCCGGTTTGCTCGATCTCCCGACGGTTAATAATCTCAACCCGATCACTGCTGACATGTAGTCTCGTTTCCGTAACCATTATCTTGTCCAGATAATACAATTTCGGTTCGATCCGGATACTCACCCGCTTTGTCATACCGGCTTTGATTTGAATTTCATCCATGCGGAAATCGGCATATCCCGGCGCATACACCGCCAGATGGTACTTCCCCGGCGGCAGATTATCGAAACCGAAATAGCCGAACTGGTCGGTGACCGCATTATAACCGGTTCCGGTAAGTTCCACCGCGGCTCCCTGGACAGGAGCCCCTTCGTCACTGCTGTGAACCGAACCGGTCAGATTGAAATTGGACTGCCCCCATGCCGAACCGGCCAGCACCGCTCCAAGCAAAACCGCCATCGAAATTATGTGTAAAAAACAAAAATCGGTAAGACCTCTGAAACAACCGGGAAATCCCGTCGCGCTCCCGGCGGCTCGGCCGTTTCCGGCCAAAAACAATCGCCGCATGGCTTTTCTCTTTAGTGCCGGCGGCGCGGTTACGGATCGAAACCGATCAGCCCGCGCTGATGGCAACGTTTTATGGATTCGCGATACGGCAGGCCTCCTGACTTCGGTATCCAACCCCCCGGGACACCTTCCCGGCCCGCAGGCCAGTGGTCTTTCGTCCCGGGAGTAACCGTTACAGTAGCGGGGCTGCGGCGGATTTTCACCGCCTTTCCTATTCTCCGTCCCCTGTAGACGGCACCGTATCTATGTAGTGTTATTATAAATCGCATCCGACCCGGCTGTCAACAAGAAATTTAAAAAATCGTAGCCGGCCAATTCGACACTTTCGGGGTAGTTGGAATAGGGCGTTGACAAGTCTTCGCTTTCGCCTTTAATTATCCGCATAAACACGACTGCTATTACCGGGAGATATGAACATGTCCGATGTAGTAAAAAAACTATGGCCGGAGCTGGACTGGATTAAGGATGAAACTTTGCGTCAGCAGACTCATGACACCTGGGTCGAAGCCCTCCGGCTGAGCAAACTGACCGCCCGGGATCTCCAGGAAATCCCGTTCACCCTCAAGGCCAAAGACTGTACCGTTACCTTCATGGCCCACAAGCGGGCGGTAGTGCATCTTTCGCGCGAATGCGCCCGGATCATGAGCGAGTTCTTCGGGGATAACCTGCCGATCGATTTGGACACCGTCATTTCCGGAGCAATCCTGGCCGATGTCGGTAAGCTTCTCGAGTACGATAAGATAGACGGCAAAGCGGTCGTCAGCGAATACGGCCGGTATGTCCGGCATCCTTTTTCCGGGGTCGGCCTGGCTATGAAATGCGGCGTCCCGGATAAAGTCCTGCATATCATCGCCGCCCACGCCGGTGAAGGTGACATGGTGAAACGTTCGGTGGAAGCCTATATTGTGCATCACACCGACTTCATGAGTTTTGAGCCTTTCATGCAAAAATGAATCGGGTAATTCGTCATGGGTAAACACAAATCAAAAAAGAAAAAAACAGCGCCGGATGATCAGCCGCAGATGGATCAGACCGAAAATACCGAAAACCCGCCGACCATCCCCGGCCGCGAAAAATACCTCTGGATATTCCTGGCCGCTTTCCTCTTTATTGTCAGCGTCGTTATGGTTATCTATGACTTCAGCTTGAAAAGCACCGTCAGCGATTACGATGAGAATCTCACCAACTGCTCGATTATGCTCGATGAAGCCCAGGAGAAACTGGACAAATCCGAGCGTGATCTGGAACGTACCAAACGGGAACTTCAGGCCAGCCGTTTCGGGGGGGCCGGCGAGAACATGGTTCCGCCCAATTACCTCGAGGAATACAAGAGGAAAGGCCTTGATGATCCCATCGGTCGTATTAAACGGGATCTGACCGAACACCAGGATATTATTCCCTACCAGGGTACCACGGGCCATGCCTTTCGTTTTCATGACATCCGGGAAATCTATGTAATCAGCCCGCGGCTGGTCTTCGCCAATATTACCGATAACAAGGTAAATGGCTGGATGTTACTGGAATATCGGGTCGGTGACAACGGCATGATCACCTGGAAAGTGGTCAAATCCTACTGCCCCTTCTACGATAAATAATTTCGGGAAAGCGGAGCGGCATCATGCTCGGGATAATAAAACATGACCTCTTTCTCCGGCACCTCGAAGGGTATGATCATGTCGAATCCCCGAACCGCCTGAAGTATATCCTCGACCACCTCGGTAAAAGCCCTTTGGCTGGAAAATGCCGTTTTATCGAGGCTGAACCGGCCCGGATCGAGTGGCTGGAAATGGTCCATGACCGGCAGTACATCGATGACATTCTTTCCCTGAAAATTGACCAGGCCGTCATTCTCGACTGGGGCGATACCGTCGCCACTCCGGCCACCCCGCAGGCGGCTCTTTATGCCGCCGGGGCCGGTATCCATGCGGCCGTATTGATCCTCGACGGAAAACTCGACCGGGCCTTCTGCGCCGTCCGTCCGCCCGGTCATCATGCCGAGCGCAAGCGGGCGATGGGTTTCTGCATCTTCAACAATATCGCCGTGACCGCCGCCTACCTGACCGAAATCGCCGGTTTGGATCGGGTGGCTGTGATCGATTGGGATATCCACCACGGTAACGGCACCGAGCGGATGTTCGAGGAAGATGACCGGGTCCTCTACATCAGTCTCCACCAATTTCCCCATTA
The Candidatus Zixiibacteriota bacterium DNA segment above includes these coding regions:
- a CDS encoding histone deacetylase → MLGIIKHDLFLRHLEGYDHVESPNRLKYILDHLGKSPLAGKCRFIEAEPARIEWLEMVHDRQYIDDILSLKIDQAVILDWGDTVATPATPQAALYAAGAGIHAAVLILDGKLDRAFCAVRPPGHHAERKRAMGFCIFNNIAVTAAYLTEIAGLDRVAVIDWDIHHGNGTERMFEEDDRVLYISLHQFPHYPGTGSSGMTGIGKGDGFTINLPIGEGADDDDYRAVFHDHVIPAVDNFQPEFILISAGFDAHRDDPLSGTRVTTPMFGEMTAMLRETAERHCRGRMISLLEGGYNLTALAESVEKHLEAMI